The genomic interval GAGGATGAGCAATGGGGAGCGGCAGGCAGCGGGCAGCGGGCAGCGGGCTGAAGGGGACAGGCGGAGTCAGGAGTCAGAATTAACTCAAAACTTAAAACTTAAAACTCAAAATTTGTCCTCAGTCCCTGGTCCTCAGTCCTCAGCCCTTAGTCCTCAGTCCTTAAATTCAATTCAAAATTTCCCCTCCCCCCTTACCTCTTACCCGTCACCGCTGCCTCGCTGGCATCGGTTAAATATGCCGGAAATAGGGATTTCTTCCAGTTTGATTCGTCAGGCTTGTCGGGATGGCCATTCGATTCGCTACCTTGTACCGGAGGCAGTCAGACTTTATATATTGGAATTTAAACTGTACGGGAAATGAGTTAAAATACCTAGTCAAAGGCTTTAGTGATTTTGGGAATCGGGGGCAAGCTCGCCTTTAGAATTGTTGGGGATCATTCTTTGATAGTGCTGAAACATCGATTCTAAGCCGTTTCTGCCAATAGGGACGGAGATGGGAGCGATTGCGATCGGTTCCACAGAGTCTTATGATCGTTTTGACTACCAGGTAGCTTTAGTAAATAGAGGGCAAGACGCAGTGATTAGAGTAGCAATTAACGGGTTTGGTCGGATTGGACGCAACTTTACACGGTGCTGGCTAACCAGGGAAAACAGCCAATTTCAAATCGTTGCAATTAACGATACGTCCGATCCCAAAACAAACGCCCATCTGCTGAAATACGACTCCATGATTGGCAGAGCAAATGCTGACATTAGCGCTGATGAGAATACGATTACAGTCAATGGCAACACCATCAAATGCACATCTGATCGTAATCCGGAAAACTTGCCCTGGAAAGACTGGGATATTGATCTGATTATTGAATCGACTGGTGTTTTTGTTAGTAAGGAAGGAGCATCAAAGCATATTAAGGCAGGTGCTAAAAAAGTATTGATTACTGCCCCCGGCAAAGGAGATGATGGCACCTTTGTGGTTGGAGTGAATCATCAGGATTACGATCACAACAAGCATAATGTGATCAGCAACGCGAGCTGCACCACGAATTGTCTTGCCCCGATCGCCAAAGTTATCCACGAAAATTTTGGCATTATTAAGGGCACCATGACCACCACCCACAGCTACACGGGTGATCAACGGTTACTAGACGCTAGCCATCGGGATTTGCGCCGGGCACGGGCAGCAGCCATGAATATTGTGCCCACCTCCACCGGGGCTGCAAAGGCAGTCGCATTAGTGTTGCCCGAATTGGCTGGCAAACTGAACGGAATCGCCCTGCGCGTACCAACTCCCAACGTCTCCGTGGTTGATCTCGTTGTTCAGGTTGAAAAGTCTACGATCGCTGAACAGGTGAATGACGTACTCAAATCTGCCGCAGAAGGTTCTATGAAGGGGATTCTGAAGTACTGCGATTTGCCCCTTGTTTCGAGCGACCACGCAGGCACCGACGAATCCTCGATCGTTGATTCTGCCCTGACAATGGTGATGGGTGGCGACCTGGTGAAGGTAGTCGCCTGGTACGACAACGAGTGGGGCTATAGTCAGCGGGTTGTAGACCTGGCTGAAGTTGTTGCTCAAAAGTGGGCTGCTTAACGCAATAGCCCGTTAGGCAAGCGCCAAGTCTTGCTCGATTAAGACAGAGGGCAAGAGGAAATCAGAACTTCCTCTTGCCCTTTGTCTGTTATTTGGTAGTCCTATTGATCAGAAATTGATGAGAGGGTGAGGGAGTGGGCATTCCTTACTCTCCCACCCTCTCACCATGCTAAAAAAACTCCCCCCCTTGCTAGAGCATCGGTACAGTATTTCGAGAAACCGGGTTTCTGGTGAGGATATTCAACGAAAATTGAGCATCTACAGAAGCAACCCGGTTTCTATACCGGCTTTCTAGCAGCAAAGGAGAGGGGAGCCAACTTAAACAAAGCAAGTACCCGGAGAAATTACATATCGGGTGGAATGATGACTTTATCAATCACATGAATTACACCATTAGTAGCTTTGATGTCGGGTGAAGTTACCTTGGCATCGTTTACCGTAACATCGCTACCAGAGACCTGCACCTTTACAGAGCTTCCTTCAACGGTTTTAACCTGACCGGATTTGAGCGTACCTGAATCGACAGCACCTGCCACGACATGGTAAGTCAAAACCTTCTTGAGGACCTCTTTGTTTTCAGGCTTCAACAGCATTTCGACCGTGCCTTTGGGCAGGGCAGCAAATGCAGCATCCGTAGGCGCAAATACAGTATAGGGACCTTTGCCAGAAAGTTCTTCTGTCAGCCCTGCTGCTTTCACCGCTTCTACCAGGGTCTTGAAAGAACCACTTGAAGACGCGACATCTACAATGTTGCCTGAAGATGCACTAGCGTCGGGTGAGGTTGGTGCTTCAGAGGATGGTGTTACTGATGGCTCAGTGTTAGTTGGGGAGGTTGTGCTGGGACTCGCATCGGTTGACGGAGTAACTACCGGGGTATCGGCTGACGGAGGAGATACTGGTTTAGCATCCGTGGTTGTCGGCTTGGCGGGAGTCGAAGTTTGACGACCACCACCTGCTACAGCAGGCAAGCTGAGCAGAATAGTGGCAGCGGCGATCGCCGTCAAACTTGCGAGTTTGTTCGCTGAGTGCTTAAACGTTTGCGAGGTTCATTATGTACCAACTCCATTGAAACTGTAAAGTTCCGTACAAGATTATTTCGATTTTGTAAAGCTTCAATGAACCTAAGGGCATAGATTTTGGAACCAATTTGGAATTTAAAACCTTCCCAAGGGTAGATTTCTAGTGAGGACAATTATTTAGGCGCAAACGATAGCGATTGAGGGGTAGGGAACAATAAGGACAGAGGGCTAAAGGGCTAAGAAAATAGCAAAGACCCTCAACAGGTTGTTGAAGGTCTTGAGAGCTAATTTATAAACAAAGGTTAAGCCGTCATCCGCTTTACCATCAAGCGAATCAAAGAACCGTAAATCATGGCTGCACTCACCTCTGGATACAATTCGTAATCCTTACTCAACCGTCGAAACCGCTTGAACCAGCCAAAGGCGCGCTCAACAATCCATCGCTTCGGCAAGCGTTCGAAGGTTTTCGAAGTTCGCTCAATCACCTCAACTTCAACCTGGTCATCACAAACTTATTGTAGGTAGACGACTCATTGCAAGTGACTTAGACTCAACAAAAATTAGGCAAGCATGGCAACCCTCACCCTTGGCTGAGGCGTCGCAATCTGCCCCCCAACACCCGACCCCTGATTCCCTACTCAATCCACTCCCACCGCTCGAACGTCGCCGCCTGACCACAACACTGGTTTTGCTCATCCAGGACATCCCAAATCACCACATCCTGAATCCAAAATCGTTTGCCAGTGCTGGAGATCCGAATTCCCCGATAGTCATCGATATATCCTTTTGTTCTGGCTTGCTCTAGTAGGCGGGCACGTTCCTGGCGTTCGACGGGTTCAGCGGTACAACGAGAGGGAGTTTGGGTAAATTGCTCCCAATCCATTTGCCACAGTTCCAGGGCTTGCCGATTGCCATAGTTCAGGATCGGATCGGCTTGAGTCCCGTGGGATACCACCACAAAGGGCGCGTTCAAACAATTTTTGAGCAGTTGCTGTGGAAGTAGTTTCTGGTTCCAGCAGCGATCGCCCCGTCCAGTGCAAAAAACTCTTCAGCAACCGTTGACTATGCTTCAAAATACTCGCTTGCTGCCAGGGAAAAGCGTCCGAAAACGAATATTGCTGCTTTAGATCCATAAAGTTGCACAGTAATGTCGTGTTTGAGCGGACAGATTTTAGGGTTTAGCCCCAGAAAAAGGCTAATCGCCAATGGCTAATCGCTATTCCAGGCAATGGAAGGAAGACTACAAGCCCATAGTCTATCTTCTAGCGGATGAATCTCCCTGCAAAAAGATGAAGATTATGATAGAAAGGTTAAAGTTTCTTCATTAAATTTCTTCATACTTATGAAGGTCGCACCCCTACTAAGAAC from Kovacikia minuta CCNUW1 carries:
- a CDS encoding type I glyceraldehyde-3-phosphate dehydrogenase encodes the protein MIRVAINGFGRIGRNFTRCWLTRENSQFQIVAINDTSDPKTNAHLLKYDSMIGRANADISADENTITVNGNTIKCTSDRNPENLPWKDWDIDLIIESTGVFVSKEGASKHIKAGAKKVLITAPGKGDDGTFVVGVNHQDYDHNKHNVISNASCTTNCLAPIAKVIHENFGIIKGTMTTTHSYTGDQRLLDASHRDLRRARAAAMNIVPTSTGAAKAVALVLPELAGKLNGIALRVPTPNVSVVDLVVQVEKSTIAEQVNDVLKSAAEGSMKGILKYCDLPLVSSDHAGTDESSIVDSALTMVMGGDLVKVVAWYDNEWGYSQRVVDLAEVVAQKWAA
- a CDS encoding MEKHLA domain-containing protein, producing MNAPFVVVSHGTQADPILNYGNRQALELWQMDWEQFTQTPSRCTAEPVERQERARLLEQARTKGYIDDYRGIRISSTGKRFWIQDVVIWDVLDEQNQCCGQAATFERWEWIE
- a CDS encoding fasciclin domain-containing protein; its protein translation is MTAIAAATILLSLPAVAGGGRQTSTPAKPTTTDAKPVSPPSADTPVVTPSTDASPSTTSPTNTEPSVTPSSEAPTSPDASASSGNIVDVASSSGSFKTLVEAVKAAGLTEELSGKGPYTVFAPTDAAFAALPKGTVEMLLKPENKEVLKKVLTYHVVAGAVDSGTLKSGQVKTVEGSSVKVQVSGSDVTVNDAKVTSPDIKATNGVIHVIDKVIIPPDM
- a CDS encoding transposase — its product is MIERTSKTFERLPKRWIVERAFGWFKRFRRLSKDYELYPEVSAAMIYGSLIRLMVKRMTA